In Prescottella soli, a genomic segment contains:
- a CDS encoding ABC transporter ATP-binding protein, with protein sequence MADLTIAAVHKTFGDVQVLKGVDIHAKSGSFVSLLGSSGCGKSTLLRCIAGLETVDSGTISVGGEDVTNLAPEHRKLSMMFQSYALLPHMSVLENVRFPLRMRGKTYGNRAAQRDLAVRALEQVQMDHLASRMPRQLSGGQQQRVALARAIVGGPRLILLDEPLSNLDARLREDMQVELVSLQRSLGVTTVFVTHDQDEALSMSDQVVLMHGGVVEQAGTPEDLYGNPDTRFAADFLGAANLLAVTGVSGSRASVGAATVPSPEDFGGEALLMIRQEDIRVDAPEGCDARLTAVVRSRVFRGSELLLVLDAAGQELRVVAPTSTIAYPDSEVTLSWRSAHSRILPK encoded by the coding sequence ATGGCCGATCTCACCATCGCCGCCGTGCACAAGACATTCGGGGATGTGCAGGTGCTCAAGGGCGTCGACATCCACGCGAAGTCGGGCAGCTTCGTATCGCTGCTCGGGTCCAGCGGTTGCGGCAAGTCGACACTGCTGCGGTGCATCGCCGGCCTCGAAACCGTCGACTCGGGAACGATCTCGGTGGGCGGCGAGGACGTCACGAACCTCGCGCCGGAACATCGCAAGCTGAGCATGATGTTCCAGAGCTACGCGCTCCTTCCGCATATGAGTGTGCTCGAGAACGTCCGCTTCCCCCTGCGGATGCGCGGCAAGACGTACGGAAACCGTGCCGCTCAGCGGGACCTCGCGGTGCGGGCGCTCGAGCAGGTCCAGATGGATCATCTGGCGTCGCGCATGCCGCGGCAACTGTCCGGCGGCCAGCAACAGCGTGTGGCGCTGGCACGCGCGATCGTCGGCGGTCCCCGACTCATCCTGCTCGACGAGCCGCTGTCGAATCTGGATGCCCGCCTTCGGGAGGACATGCAGGTGGAGCTGGTGTCACTGCAACGGAGTCTGGGCGTGACCACCGTCTTCGTCACGCACGACCAGGACGAGGCGCTCAGCATGTCGGACCAGGTCGTGTTGATGCACGGCGGTGTCGTCGAACAGGCCGGCACCCCCGAGGACCTGTACGGGAACCCGGACACGCGTTTCGCGGCGGACTTCCTGGGGGCGGCGAACCTACTCGCCGTCACCGGCGTCTCCGGCAGTCGGGCTTCGGTGGGCGCTGCGACCGTGCCGTCCCCGGAGGACTTCGGTGGCGAAGCGCTGCTCATGATTCGACAGGAAGACATCCGGGTGGACGCACCGGAGGGTTGCGACGCTCGCCTGACCGCGGTGGTCAGGTCGCGGGTGTTCCGGGGCAGCGAGTTGCTGCTCGTCCTGGACGCGGCGGGGCAGGAGCTTCGGGTCGTCGCCCCGACCTCCACGATCGCGTACCCGGACAGCGAGGTGACGTTGTCGTGGCGCAGCGCGCACAGCCGGATCCTCCCGAAGTAG
- a CDS encoding aldehyde dehydrogenase family protein: MSLSSTARGVIQDIERLEGAYVGGQLVSFDGVEHIPVISPRDGRPIGVLHAADETQVDLAVHVARTAFRMSGWATAPARDRGDVLKKWALLIGENAQELATMISLEMGKPVSQALGVELAAVEKCIRWYGELADKVSDKLIAHEQSVLAYSVEAPAGVVAAVVPWNFPLTMTAWKLAPALLAGNSVVVKPSEQTPFSALRLAELAGEAGLPAGVLNVVNGLGRVAGQALGRHPDVDVLTFTGSPVTGRAFLKYSAESNGKRVWPELGGKSATIALPDADIQAAAASAAENAFFNQGQMCSASSRLIVFEENADEAVAAACEVAAALQPADPLDAGTAFGAVVSAAAVTGIEAKVADALEQGAALVAGSPRRTVVDGLEGGSYFAPVVLDHVDPGSRIAREEVFGPVLSIIRVGSEAEAIRVANDTRYGLAASVWGRDVSAIHRVTRAVKAGVIWVNCYEEGDMRLPFGGVKESGFGRDKGADALHKYTDTTAVWMKLDA; this comes from the coding sequence ATGTCGCTCAGCTCCACCGCACGGGGCGTGATTCAGGACATCGAGCGGCTCGAGGGGGCCTACGTCGGCGGGCAGCTCGTGTCGTTCGACGGCGTCGAACACATCCCGGTCATCTCGCCTCGGGACGGCCGCCCGATCGGGGTCCTGCATGCGGCTGACGAGACTCAGGTGGATCTTGCGGTCCACGTCGCCCGAACGGCCTTCCGCATGTCGGGCTGGGCCACCGCACCGGCGCGCGATCGCGGCGATGTCCTGAAGAAGTGGGCGCTGCTCATCGGTGAGAACGCCCAGGAGCTGGCCACCATGATTTCGCTCGAGATGGGCAAGCCGGTGTCCCAGGCGCTGGGCGTCGAGCTCGCGGCGGTCGAGAAGTGCATCAGGTGGTACGGCGAGCTCGCGGACAAGGTGTCCGACAAGCTGATTGCGCACGAGCAGTCGGTACTGGCGTACTCGGTCGAGGCCCCGGCGGGTGTGGTGGCGGCCGTGGTGCCGTGGAACTTCCCCCTCACCATGACGGCCTGGAAGCTTGCTCCCGCGCTTCTCGCCGGCAACTCGGTGGTGGTGAAACCGTCCGAGCAGACCCCCTTCTCGGCGCTCCGTCTGGCGGAGCTGGCGGGCGAGGCGGGCCTGCCGGCCGGAGTGCTGAACGTCGTGAACGGCCTGGGCAGGGTCGCCGGGCAGGCGCTGGGCCGACACCCCGACGTCGATGTCCTGACGTTCACCGGCTCGCCCGTCACCGGCCGCGCCTTCCTGAAGTACAGCGCGGAATCGAACGGCAAGCGGGTGTGGCCGGAGCTCGGCGGGAAGTCCGCGACGATCGCCCTGCCCGACGCCGACATCCAGGCCGCGGCAGCCAGCGCCGCAGAGAACGCCTTCTTCAACCAGGGGCAGATGTGCAGTGCGTCGTCCCGGCTGATCGTGTTCGAGGAGAACGCCGACGAGGCGGTGGCCGCGGCCTGCGAGGTCGCGGCGGCACTGCAGCCCGCGGATCCGCTCGACGCGGGCACCGCGTTCGGTGCCGTCGTCAGCGCGGCCGCCGTCACCGGGATCGAGGCGAAGGTTGCGGACGCGCTCGAACAGGGAGCCGCGCTCGTCGCCGGCAGTCCGCGGCGCACCGTCGTCGACGGTCTCGAGGGCGGCTCGTACTTCGCTCCCGTCGTTCTCGATCACGTCGACCCGGGCTCTCGGATCGCACGGGAGGAGGTATTCGGGCCGGTCCTGTCGATCATCCGGGTCGGCAGCGAGGCGGAGGCGATCCGCGTCGCCAACGACACCCGCTACGGGCTCGCCGCGTCGGTCTGGGGGCGCGACGTCTCCGCGATCCACCGGGTGACGCGGGCCGTGAAGGCCGGGGTCATCTGGGTGAACTGCTACGAGGAGGGCGACATGCGTCTGCCGTTCGGTGGCGTGAAGGAGAGCGGCTTCGGACGCGACAAGGGCGCCGACGCACTGCACAAGTACACCGACACCACCGCGGTCTGGATGAAGCTCGATGCCTGA
- a CDS encoding ABC transporter permease has product MVRSTPLPLRIAGKVFLVLIALFMLAPLAVVVGAAFNADQFLAFPPEGLSFEWFADALADTTYTYPFLFSLQIALITAVGSAAIGTLFAIGIARHKVPGSGALQSFALSPLTMPSIIFAIGILQTVSQLLGGSSPWILMLAHIVITVPYVVRTVLGVIARSDVFTEEAVRVMGASWWQRYWHVLLPMCRPGIIAGGFLAFIVSFDDAVIALFLRTPQLQTLPLAIYGQLEFSASPTVAAVSTLSMALTAIAILAIEKIVGLGKVFS; this is encoded by the coding sequence GTGGTCCGATCGACTCCGCTTCCGCTGAGGATCGCCGGCAAGGTGTTCCTCGTCCTGATCGCGCTGTTCATGCTGGCACCGCTCGCGGTGGTGGTGGGAGCCGCGTTCAACGCCGACCAGTTCCTCGCCTTCCCACCCGAAGGCCTCAGCTTCGAGTGGTTCGCTGATGCGCTGGCCGACACCACCTATACGTATCCGTTCCTGTTCAGCCTTCAGATCGCACTGATCACGGCAGTGGGTTCGGCGGCGATCGGGACGCTGTTCGCCATCGGCATCGCACGGCACAAGGTTCCCGGGTCGGGGGCGCTGCAATCGTTCGCGCTCTCCCCCTTGACCATGCCGAGCATCATCTTCGCGATCGGCATCCTCCAGACGGTGTCCCAACTGCTGGGTGGGTCCTCCCCGTGGATCCTGATGCTCGCGCACATCGTCATCACAGTCCCGTACGTGGTCCGAACCGTTCTCGGCGTGATCGCCCGGTCGGACGTCTTCACCGAAGAGGCCGTCCGGGTGATGGGAGCGAGCTGGTGGCAACGTTATTGGCACGTACTGCTGCCGATGTGTCGCCCCGGAATCATCGCCGGCGGCTTCCTGGCGTTCATCGTCTCCTTCGACGACGCGGTCATCGCCCTGTTCCTGCGCACCCCGCAGCTGCAAACCCTCCCCCTCGCCATCTACGGGCAGCTCGAGTTCAGCGCCTCACCGACGGTCGCGGCCGTCTCGACGCTGTCGATGGCACTCACTGCGATAGCAATCCTGGCGATCGAGAAGATCGTCGGTCTCGGAAAGGTCTTCAGCTAA
- a CDS encoding ABC transporter substrate-binding protein has protein sequence MKRRLALTAIALAVGAAASLSACSPGTASGTELVVTTFGGEWQKNFTDAVVKPFEKENNVTVKQVTLYSSDALAQLQAQKSSPQMDVVFFSGGQETVAAKDGLLAPIDPAALTNAPDLISQATAGLAGGRGPVVQITPMGLLYRTDKVSEPTSWNDPFNPDYRQHVAFTDLSNSYGTLGMLMINQARGGTIDNVTPGIDAIGQSTRAGDAIITKTSSDLQQAFAARDIWMAPYSQDYAETLRKAGQPVGFAIPKEGTTGSFITANLVAGRSNTELATKFIDYALSAGAQEKFVTGMAYSPVNTKAVVPADMQSKILAGPTLEKLVRFDPEQITGNAAAWQKQWQEQITR, from the coding sequence ATGAAACGTCGCCTTGCACTCACCGCAATCGCCCTCGCCGTGGGCGCCGCCGCATCCTTGTCCGCATGCTCGCCCGGGACGGCTTCCGGCACCGAGCTCGTCGTCACGACGTTCGGTGGGGAGTGGCAGAAGAACTTCACCGATGCCGTGGTGAAGCCGTTCGAGAAGGAGAACAACGTCACGGTCAAGCAGGTGACGCTGTACAGCTCCGACGCGCTCGCCCAGCTCCAGGCCCAGAAGTCCAGCCCCCAGATGGACGTCGTCTTCTTCTCCGGTGGCCAGGAGACGGTGGCCGCGAAGGACGGGCTCCTCGCTCCGATCGACCCGGCCGCGCTCACCAACGCCCCCGACCTGATCAGCCAGGCGACCGCCGGGCTGGCCGGCGGTCGCGGGCCCGTCGTCCAGATCACGCCGATGGGGCTCCTCTACCGCACCGACAAGGTGAGTGAACCCACGTCGTGGAACGACCCGTTCAATCCCGACTACCGCCAGCACGTCGCGTTCACCGATCTGTCGAACAGCTACGGCACCCTCGGCATGCTGATGATCAACCAGGCCCGCGGCGGGACGATCGACAACGTCACCCCCGGAATCGACGCGATCGGCCAGTCGACCCGCGCCGGTGACGCCATCATCACCAAGACGTCCTCCGACCTGCAGCAGGCGTTCGCGGCACGCGACATCTGGATGGCCCCCTACTCGCAGGACTATGCGGAGACACTGCGCAAGGCGGGGCAGCCCGTCGGCTTCGCGATCCCCAAGGAGGGGACGACCGGATCGTTCATCACGGCCAATCTCGTTGCCGGACGGTCCAACACCGAGCTCGCGACGAAGTTCATCGACTACGCACTCAGCGCCGGAGCCCAGGAGAAGTTCGTCACCGGAATGGCGTACTCGCCCGTGAACACGAAGGCGGTCGTTCCCGCCGACATGCAGTCCAAGATCCTCGCCGGCCCGACGCTGGAGAAGCTGGTCCGCTTCGATCCGGAGCAGATCACGGGTAACGCCGCGGCGTGGCAGAAGCAGTGGCAGGAACAGATCACGCGATGA
- a CDS encoding mechanosensitive ion channel family protein, which translates to MQTTDLALSLAPLDRLQNWLETTGLPIALTVLGALILARFVSWGGGRITQRIDDTYQQGDALVRSEATKHRHSVAQVVTWVVITMIYVIASVQVLAQLDMPIGSLVAPATVLGAALGFGAQRVVQDILAGFFIITERQYGFGDTVQIAVTGSSKDAEGVIEDVTLRVTRMRNADGEVITVPNGQIVKAVNLSKDWARAVVDVPIPASADINHVNDILHRVGVDAYEDKTLRPLLLDTPTVMGVESLEMDQVSVRLVARTLPGKQFQVGRALRVRVVTALRRAGITVSAELENDAVEEGAE; encoded by the coding sequence ATGCAGACCACCGATCTCGCCCTGTCCCTCGCCCCGCTCGACCGACTGCAGAACTGGCTGGAGACCACCGGACTCCCGATCGCGCTGACGGTCCTCGGTGCGCTGATCCTCGCCCGCTTCGTCAGCTGGGGAGGCGGCCGCATCACCCAGCGCATCGACGACACCTACCAGCAGGGCGACGCACTCGTCCGCTCCGAGGCGACCAAGCACCGGCACTCGGTTGCGCAGGTCGTCACGTGGGTGGTCATCACGATGATCTACGTGATCGCCAGTGTGCAGGTGCTCGCACAGTTGGACATGCCGATCGGCAGTCTCGTCGCCCCGGCGACCGTACTCGGTGCGGCGCTCGGTTTCGGTGCGCAGCGCGTCGTGCAGGACATCCTCGCGGGGTTCTTCATCATCACCGAACGGCAGTACGGGTTCGGTGACACCGTCCAGATCGCGGTGACCGGCTCGTCCAAGGACGCCGAAGGCGTCATCGAGGACGTCACGCTGCGTGTGACCCGGATGCGGAACGCGGACGGCGAGGTCATCACGGTCCCGAACGGCCAGATCGTCAAGGCCGTCAACCTGTCGAAGGACTGGGCGCGGGCCGTCGTGGACGTGCCGATCCCGGCGAGTGCGGACATCAACCACGTCAACGACATCCTGCACCGGGTCGGTGTCGACGCCTACGAGGACAAGACGCTGCGTCCGCTCCTGCTCGACACCCCGACCGTGATGGGCGTCGAGAGCCTCGAGATGGACCAGGTGAGCGTCCGCTTGGTCGCACGGACGTTGCCGGGCAAGCAGTTCCAGGTGGGCCGCGCGCTGCGGGTCCGCGTCGTGACGGCCCTGCGTCGCGCGGGCATCACGGTGTCGGCGGAACTCGAGAATGACGCGGTGGAAGAAGGCGC
- a CDS encoding ABC transporter permease, which yields MAGLSAKARAFMMIATILPLMTSVVIRTFGWVILMGPSGPLAKIPGFLDLSQARQGLLGTELGVNIAMVQVLVPFAVLSVLGVINGIDGRLREASRTMGASFLGTFRHVVLPLALPGIVSGATLCFALSISSFITPNLIGGAQLPVIAGFIYHDATVSNDIPFAATQAVLILAVVVITIAATNRIANARMK from the coding sequence ATGGCCGGGCTGTCCGCGAAGGCTCGTGCGTTCATGATGATCGCGACGATCCTCCCGCTGATGACCAGCGTCGTCATCCGCACGTTCGGCTGGGTCATCCTCATGGGTCCGTCCGGCCCGCTCGCCAAGATTCCGGGCTTCCTGGATCTGAGCCAGGCACGTCAGGGCCTGCTGGGGACCGAACTCGGCGTCAACATCGCGATGGTTCAGGTCCTGGTGCCGTTCGCCGTCCTCTCCGTTCTCGGTGTCATCAACGGGATCGACGGGCGGCTGCGGGAGGCGTCACGGACCATGGGAGCGAGCTTCCTCGGCACCTTCCGGCACGTCGTGCTTCCGCTGGCGCTGCCGGGCATCGTTTCCGGCGCCACGCTGTGTTTCGCGCTGTCGATCAGCTCCTTCATCACCCCGAACCTCATTGGCGGAGCTCAGCTTCCGGTCATCGCCGGGTTCATCTACCACGACGCGACGGTCAGCAACGACATCCCCTTCGCCGCGACGCAGGCGGTGCTGATCCTGGCCGTCGTCGTGATCACGATCGCGGCGACCAATCGAATTGCGAACGCGAGGATGAAATAG
- a CDS encoding Lrp/AsnC family transcriptional regulator codes for MSQKGNDTDDTDRLIASALQVNGRASWEAISRVIDLPSRTVMRRGQHLIDTGCVRVSTFVDANKLLHARGVLIRLGTEIDQVAQVARGVAALPGASSVSILEGSGDIVALVLVENAEAHQMLLLQTLPAIPGVRSFEVSTVLRSYRMGLDWHAGVLPAEQVDALRASAPWHAPSTSSTPVVLDSVDQNLIDQLSHDGRATISVLAQEAGINAQTVRRRLDTLFGVGVLRVRTEVAPVFFGYKVEAMLWLHIRNGDIESIGNSLATDPSVRYCAALTGHAGLLVDGLFLDEEALFDFQNGVIGSLPTVEIAESRVVLKAVRRGPLYVDDVVA; via the coding sequence ATGAGTCAGAAAGGCAATGACACGGACGACACCGATCGGCTCATCGCGAGCGCACTCCAGGTCAACGGGCGCGCCTCGTGGGAGGCGATCAGCCGTGTCATCGATCTCCCGTCTCGGACGGTGATGCGCCGCGGCCAGCACCTGATCGACACGGGATGCGTGCGCGTGTCCACGTTCGTCGACGCGAACAAGCTGCTCCACGCGCGCGGCGTGCTGATCCGCCTCGGGACCGAGATCGACCAGGTGGCCCAGGTGGCCCGAGGTGTGGCCGCACTTCCGGGCGCTTCGTCCGTGTCGATCCTCGAGGGATCCGGCGACATCGTCGCCCTCGTTCTCGTGGAGAACGCCGAGGCGCACCAGATGCTGTTGCTGCAGACACTTCCGGCGATTCCCGGCGTGCGGTCGTTCGAGGTGAGTACCGTCCTGCGGTCGTACCGCATGGGTCTCGACTGGCACGCGGGGGTGCTCCCCGCCGAACAGGTCGACGCCCTCCGCGCATCCGCGCCGTGGCACGCGCCGTCGACCAGTTCCACGCCGGTGGTTCTCGATTCCGTGGACCAGAACCTGATCGACCAGCTGAGCCACGACGGGCGAGCAACCATATCGGTGCTCGCCCAGGAGGCCGGCATCAACGCGCAGACCGTGCGCCGCCGGCTCGACACACTGTTCGGTGTCGGCGTGCTCCGGGTCCGGACCGAGGTGGCGCCGGTGTTCTTCGGCTACAAGGTCGAGGCCATGCTGTGGCTGCACATCCGGAACGGCGATATCGAGAGCATCGGAAACTCCCTGGCGACAGACCCGTCCGTCCGCTACTGCGCGGCACTCACCGGGCACGCCGGCCTGCTGGTCGACGGCCTGTTCCTGGACGAGGAAGCGCTGTTCGACTTCCAGAACGGCGTCATCGGCTCCCTGCCGACCGTGGAGATCGCAGAATCGCGGGTCGTCCTCAAGGCGGTTCGACGCGGCCCGTTGTACGTCGACGACGTCGTGGCCTGA
- a CDS encoding DUF3830 family protein — MTDQKLFFEYENGPIAVATMHLDLAPKTCEALWNALAKPVTVDAMHAMYAGPEVMTGLPEEAQNFDPEAVPFENQQVIPGVGDVLWYYQRPMQMGGLPFEWYEVGVCYAPGVRTFGPLGWTPVNVFATVTEGLADFAKASADIRITGIKKLTIGRVV, encoded by the coding sequence GTGACCGACCAGAAGCTCTTCTTCGAGTACGAGAACGGCCCCATCGCCGTGGCGACCATGCACCTCGATCTGGCACCGAAGACGTGCGAGGCGTTGTGGAACGCACTGGCGAAGCCGGTGACCGTCGACGCGATGCACGCGATGTACGCCGGGCCGGAGGTGATGACCGGTCTCCCCGAGGAGGCGCAGAACTTCGATCCCGAGGCCGTCCCGTTCGAGAACCAGCAGGTCATCCCCGGCGTCGGTGACGTGCTCTGGTACTACCAGCGTCCGATGCAGATGGGCGGCCTGCCGTTCGAGTGGTACGAGGTCGGCGTGTGTTACGCCCCCGGCGTGCGCACGTTCGGCCCGCTGGGCTGGACCCCGGTCAACGTGTTCGCCACCGTCACCGAGGGGCTCGCCGACTTCGCCAAGGCCTCCGCCGACATCCGCATCACCGGCATCAAGAAGCTCACCATCGGCCGCGTCGTGTAG
- the prfB gene encoding peptide chain release factor 2, giving the protein MHPDVSADLAELDTTLTTVEKVLDIEELRRRIDELEHQASDPDLWNDQEHAQKVTSQLSHAQAELRRVEELRSRLDDMTVLYELAEEEGPDAVADVHTERAALRTDIEAMEVKTMLSGEYDARDALVNIRAGAGGVDAADWAEMLMRMYIRWAEKRGYGVEVYDTSYAEEAGIKSATFAVKAPYSYGTLSIEMGTHRLVRISPFDNQGRRQTSFAEVEVLPVVETTDHIDIDENDVRVDVYRSSGPGGQSVNTTDSAVRLTHIPTGIVVTCQNEKSQLQNKVSAMRVLQAKLLERKRQEERAEMDALKGDGGSSWGNQMRSYVLHPYQMVKDLRTDYEVNNPSAVLDGELDGFIEAGIRWRMSEAQEAQA; this is encoded by the coding sequence GTGCATCCTGATGTTTCCGCTGACCTCGCCGAGCTCGACACCACTCTGACCACGGTCGAGAAGGTCCTCGATATCGAGGAGCTGCGACGCCGCATCGATGAACTCGAGCACCAGGCGTCCGATCCCGATCTGTGGAACGACCAGGAGCACGCGCAGAAGGTGACGAGCCAGCTGTCCCACGCGCAGGCTGAACTGCGCCGTGTCGAAGAGCTGCGCTCGCGGCTCGACGACATGACGGTTCTGTACGAGCTCGCCGAGGAGGAGGGCCCGGACGCGGTCGCCGACGTCCACACCGAGCGGGCGGCCCTGCGCACCGACATCGAGGCGATGGAAGTCAAGACGATGCTCTCGGGCGAGTACGACGCGCGCGACGCGCTCGTCAACATCCGTGCCGGCGCCGGTGGCGTCGACGCCGCGGACTGGGCCGAGATGCTCATGCGCATGTACATCCGCTGGGCCGAGAAGCGCGGCTACGGCGTCGAGGTCTACGACACCTCGTACGCGGAAGAGGCCGGCATCAAGAGCGCCACCTTCGCGGTCAAGGCCCCCTACAGCTACGGCACCCTGTCGATCGAGATGGGCACGCACCGGCTGGTGCGCATCAGCCCGTTCGACAACCAGGGCCGCCGCCAGACCTCGTTCGCCGAGGTCGAGGTCCTGCCGGTCGTCGAGACCACCGACCACATCGACATCGACGAGAACGACGTCCGCGTCGACGTCTACCGCTCGTCCGGCCCGGGCGGACAGTCCGTGAACACGACGGACTCGGCGGTGCGCCTGACGCACATCCCCACCGGCATCGTCGTCACCTGCCAGAACGAGAAGTCGCAGCTGCAGAACAAGGTGTCCGCGATGCGCGTCCTGCAGGCCAAGCTGCTCGAACGCAAGCGTCAGGAGGAGCGCGCCGAGATGGACGCGCTCAAGGGCGACGGCGGCAGCTCGTGGGGCAACCAGATGCGCTCGTACGTGCTGCACCCCTACCAGATGGTCAAGGACCTGCGCACCGACTACGAGGTCAACAACCCGTCGGCGGTGCTCGACGGTGAGCTCGACGGATTCATCGAGGCCGGCATCCGCTGGCGGATGAGCGAAGCGCAGGAAGCCCAAGCCTAG
- a CDS encoding gamma-glutamyl-gamma-aminobutyrate hydrolase family protein — translation MPDRPLIALTTWRRDLPTYLGERTDLFTVGTEYVRFFSARGLSVILVPECTGDEATALLSHVSGLVLSGGEDVGEWIARGENTDAPPDATTRDVTERALVVAAREMGLPVFGICRGMQLLAALHGSRVVDLPATRELHTYGLEPDAQLGYRHEIELAASPAGTRVASRIIVNSIHQQAISHCPEGFSVTASAADGTIEAIESTTDWYAAGVQWHPEKMCGADELAEQERFVAPFLGAVERYRQTP, via the coding sequence ATGCCTGACCGTCCGCTGATCGCCCTCACCACGTGGCGGCGTGATCTGCCCACCTACCTCGGCGAGCGCACGGACCTGTTCACCGTGGGCACCGAGTACGTCCGATTCTTCTCCGCCCGCGGTCTCTCCGTGATCCTCGTCCCGGAATGCACCGGCGACGAGGCGACGGCACTGCTCTCGCATGTCAGCGGGTTGGTCCTGTCCGGCGGAGAAGACGTGGGTGAGTGGATCGCCCGCGGCGAGAACACGGACGCCCCGCCCGACGCCACCACCCGCGACGTCACCGAGCGGGCGCTCGTCGTGGCCGCACGGGAGATGGGACTGCCCGTCTTCGGCATCTGCCGGGGCATGCAACTGCTCGCGGCCCTCCACGGCAGCCGGGTGGTGGACCTACCGGCGACCCGGGAACTGCATACGTACGGACTCGAACCCGATGCGCAACTCGGCTACCGGCACGAGATCGAACTCGCGGCGTCCCCCGCAGGCACCCGGGTGGCGTCGAGGATCATCGTCAATTCGATTCACCAGCAGGCGATCTCGCACTGTCCCGAAGGGTTCTCGGTGACGGCGAGCGCGGCCGACGGGACGATCGAAGCGATCGAGTCGACCACCGACTGGTACGCCGCGGGTGTGCAGTGGCATCCCGAGAAGATGTGCGGCGCCGACGAACTCGCCGAGCAGGAACGATTCGTCGCCCCGTTCCTGGGCGCCGTCGAGAGATACCGACAAACCCCCTGA